From Catellatospora citrea, one genomic window encodes:
- a CDS encoding LLM class flavin-dependent oxidoreductase produces MSAEFLWYIPNQAAPGHRGDDVVDGHNSLQTLVGHAKALEEHGWGGALIGTGWGRPDTFTVATALATQTTTFQPLIAIRPGYWRPAHFASAAATLDHLTGGRVLVNIVSGKDNLAAYGDTEGDQAHRYDRTREFLRIVRRLWTEENVTYHGEHFGVTDATVVPRTVVRGDRRHPRLYFGGASEAAEQVAATDADVQLFWGEPLDGVRERIERLRLLEQKLEREHAPLEFGLRITTLVRDTTEQAWADAEAKVAKMADGHDPVARDPRWRAAVGQRRLLDLAARGDVLDDNLYTAPGRFGGGGAGTTWLVGSAADVASALRRYQQLGVTHFVLSDTPYLPEIRRQGDQLLPLLRG; encoded by the coding sequence ATGAGCGCGGAGTTCCTCTGGTACATCCCCAACCAGGCCGCGCCCGGCCACCGCGGCGACGACGTCGTCGACGGCCACAACAGCCTGCAGACCCTGGTCGGCCACGCGAAGGCGCTGGAGGAACACGGCTGGGGCGGCGCGCTCATCGGGACCGGCTGGGGACGGCCGGACACCTTCACCGTCGCGACCGCCCTGGCCACCCAGACCACCACGTTCCAGCCGCTGATCGCGATCCGGCCCGGCTACTGGCGCCCGGCCCACTTCGCCTCCGCCGCCGCGACCCTGGACCATCTCACCGGCGGGCGCGTCCTGGTCAACATCGTGTCGGGCAAGGACAACCTGGCCGCGTACGGCGACACCGAAGGCGACCAGGCGCACCGCTACGACCGCACCAGGGAGTTCCTGCGGATCGTGCGCCGGCTGTGGACCGAGGAGAACGTGACGTACCACGGGGAGCACTTCGGCGTCACCGATGCCACCGTGGTGCCCCGCACGGTCGTCCGCGGCGACCGCAGGCACCCCCGCCTGTACTTCGGGGGCGCGTCCGAGGCCGCCGAACAGGTCGCCGCCACCGACGCCGACGTGCAGCTGTTCTGGGGCGAGCCGCTCGACGGCGTACGGGAGCGGATCGAACGGCTCCGGCTGCTCGAACAGAAGCTGGAGCGCGAGCACGCCCCGCTGGAGTTCGGGTTGCGGATCACCACCCTTGTCCGCGACACCACGGAGCAGGCCTGGGCCGACGCCGAAGCCAAGGTCGCGAAGATGGCCGACGGTCACGACCCGGTCGCCCGCGACCCGAGATGGCGGGCGGCCGTCGGCCAGCGGCGGCTGCTCGACCTCGCCGCCCGCGGCGACGTGCTCGACGACAATCTGTACACCGCTCCCGGCCGGTTCGGCGGCGGCGGCGCGGGCACGACGTGGCTGGTCGGCTCGGCCGCGGACGTCGCGAGCGCGCTGCGCAGGTACCAGCAGCTCGGGGTCACCCACTTCGTGCTGTCCGACACGCCGTACCTGCCGGAGATCAGACGCCAGGGCGACCAGCTGCTGCCGCTGCTGCGCGGTTGA
- a CDS encoding tautomerase family protein yields the protein MIQLTAPVGALTPAGRDGIQKTLAAVLLRWEGAPDNALFRSLAWTYLHELPAGAQTTAEDDAPRFRVEITVPVGALSERRKAGLVAEITTAVLDAAGLTEADAQRVWVLIHEQPDGTWAAGGKIVRYADLVALAAQ from the coding sequence ATGATCCAGCTGACTGCTCCCGTGGGCGCGCTGACGCCCGCCGGTCGTGACGGCATTCAGAAGACCCTGGCCGCGGTGCTGCTGCGCTGGGAGGGCGCACCCGACAACGCCCTTTTCCGCAGCCTGGCCTGGACCTACCTGCACGAGCTGCCCGCCGGGGCGCAGACCACCGCCGAGGACGACGCCCCGCGGTTCCGGGTGGAGATCACCGTCCCGGTGGGCGCGCTGTCCGAGCGCCGCAAGGCCGGCCTGGTCGCTGAGATCACCACCGCCGTGCTGGACGCGGCGGGACTGACCGAGGCCGACGCCCAGCGCGTCTGGGTGCTCATCCACGAGCAGCCCGATGGCACCTGGGCCGCCGGAGGGAAGATCGTGCGCTACGCCGACCTGGTCGCGCTAGCCGCGCAGTAG
- a CDS encoding UBP-type zinc finger domain-containing protein, whose product MKYDESVIDPSVPPSGPGCVDCDQADGWWLHLRRCAACGHIGCCDNSPAQHATAHATATGHAVIRSFEPGEDWFWDYRTESFMKGPALAAPTHHPDDQPVPGPRGRVPADWRSKLNP is encoded by the coding sequence ATGAAATACGACGAGTCAGTCATCGACCCGAGCGTGCCGCCGAGCGGCCCGGGGTGCGTGGACTGCGATCAGGCCGACGGCTGGTGGCTGCACCTGCGTCGCTGTGCCGCGTGCGGCCATATCGGGTGCTGCGACAACTCCCCGGCCCAGCACGCGACGGCGCACGCCACGGCGACCGGGCACGCGGTCATCCGCAGCTTCGAACCGGGCGAGGACTGGTTCTGGGACTACCGCACCGAATCGTTCATGAAGGGGCCGGCGCTCGCAGCGCCCACCCACCACCCGGACGACCAGCCGGTGCCGGGACCACGCGGCCGGGTTCCGGCGGACTGGCGGTCCAAACTCAACCCGTGA
- a CDS encoding serine/threonine-protein kinase has translation MSTTAAPGPWRPGTMLEDRYLLTGPIGSGGTATVWRARDERLGRMVAVKLLDPRLLGDELSVQRLQDEAHALARLRHRHIAEVYDCGAVRQGHHVTAAYLVMELLDGESVSQLLARQTTLPWPQAVTVAAQTAEALAAAHARGIVHRDITSANILLAADGVKLIDFGICAPTGSDERDPDGNLIGTPAYFAPERVDGQPVQPSADVFAVGVLLYRMLAGFLPWQADTPIGLLTAPRLRPPEPLPEIPGLPDAVAAAVMACLHDDPSARPTAAQLTALLAAEIDGAALPPVLPAAVATSSTLTHLLPWQPPVASPVAPPARRQRALVAATLIAVALAAAGALWAATADDGSESAAAGPTAAATAPGCAAVFRLRSDAGSRFAATITIANSSSVVRDPARTSFDLPGTQRIDAGNGWKLTGGTVTATGRRTLASGAKLDLPVAGTHRGDRPLPTAVRLDGQPCTVTLVDVSGAPIVPPSHSAGPTRLPASDGPVGGTPQAPDPTPAGPSPSAGDDPTSEPSPPPPSPSAQPVDGGGEVGG, from the coding sequence ATGAGTACCACCGCCGCACCCGGCCCATGGCGACCGGGCACCATGCTCGAGGACCGTTATCTGCTGACAGGTCCCATCGGCAGCGGCGGCACCGCCACCGTGTGGCGCGCCCGCGACGAACGCCTCGGCCGCATGGTCGCGGTGAAACTGCTCGACCCGCGACTGCTCGGCGACGAGCTGTCCGTGCAACGCCTGCAGGACGAGGCCCACGCCCTGGCCCGGCTGCGGCACCGCCACATCGCCGAGGTGTACGACTGCGGCGCCGTTCGCCAGGGCCACCACGTCACGGCCGCGTACCTGGTCATGGAGCTGCTCGACGGAGAATCGGTCAGCCAGCTCCTCGCCCGGCAGACGACCCTGCCCTGGCCGCAGGCGGTGACCGTCGCCGCCCAGACGGCCGAGGCGCTCGCCGCCGCGCACGCGCGCGGCATCGTCCACCGCGACATCACCTCCGCCAACATCCTGCTCGCCGCCGACGGGGTGAAGCTCATCGACTTCGGTATCTGCGCCCCGACCGGCAGCGACGAGCGCGACCCCGACGGCAACCTCATCGGCACACCGGCCTACTTCGCACCCGAGCGCGTCGACGGGCAGCCCGTGCAGCCCTCAGCCGACGTGTTCGCGGTAGGCGTGCTGCTGTACCGCATGCTCGCCGGGTTCCTGCCCTGGCAGGCCGACACCCCCATCGGCCTGCTGACCGCCCCGCGCCTACGGCCGCCCGAGCCGCTGCCCGAGATTCCAGGCCTGCCCGACGCCGTCGCCGCAGCGGTCATGGCCTGCCTGCACGACGACCCCTCCGCCCGGCCCACCGCCGCGCAGCTCACCGCACTGCTGGCCGCCGAAATTGATGGCGCTGCCCTGCCGCCGGTGCTGCCCGCCGCTGTCGCGACGTCGAGCACGCTCACGCACCTGCTGCCCTGGCAGCCGCCGGTCGCATCACCGGTCGCACCACCCGCCCGGCGACAGCGGGCGCTCGTCGCCGCGACGCTCATCGCGGTCGCCCTGGCCGCCGCCGGTGCGCTGTGGGCCGCCACGGCAGACGACGGATCGGAATCGGCCGCCGCCGGCCCGACGGCCGCCGCCACGGCGCCGGGCTGCGCGGCCGTGTTCCGGCTCCGCAGTGATGCCGGCAGCCGGTTCGCCGCCACGATCACCATCGCCAACTCCTCCTCCGTCGTCCGTGACCCGGCCCGGACCTCCTTCGACCTGCCCGGCACGCAGCGGATCGACGCGGGGAACGGTTGGAAGCTGACCGGCGGCACCGTCACCGCCACCGGCCGGCGCACGCTGGCCTCCGGCGCCAAGCTGGACCTGCCGGTCGCCGGCACCCACCGGGGCGACCGGCCGCTGCCCACCGCCGTCCGGCTCGACGGGCAACCCTGCACCGTCACCCTCGTCGACGTCAGCGGCGCACCGATCGTCCCGCCGAGCCACAGCGCCGGCCCGACCCGGCTCCCGGCCTCGGACGGACCGGTCGGCGGCACGCCGCAGGCCCCCGACCCCACCCCGGCGGGTCCGTCGCCCTCGGCCGGCGACGATCCCACGTCGGAACCGAGCCCACCGCCACCGTCACCGTCGGCGCAGCCGGTCGACGGCGGCGGTGAGGTGGGCGGCTGA
- a CDS encoding alpha/beta fold hydrolase: MKLVHVHGADLGVETFGEPGQPALLLIAGANSSMDGWDPAFCAALAAGPRFVIRYDHRDTGASTTWPAGKPGYPAQALQDDAIALLDALGVEQAHLVGVSMGGAIAQLLALDHPERVASLTLIATSSGPADDLPPMADELRAYLGQITPPDWSDRTAVIDYLMGFQHALVPGPIDEPAARAMFARMVDRGSDTEANLSNHDHLDQGGAGWRARLSTLRVPTLVIHGEQDPLFPPGHGEALAREIPDATRLILPGMGHEAPPPATWDVVVPAILRLTSGG, encoded by the coding sequence ATGAAACTGGTCCACGTGCACGGAGCCGACCTCGGCGTCGAGACGTTCGGCGAGCCCGGCCAGCCGGCGCTGCTGCTGATCGCCGGGGCGAACAGCTCGATGGACGGCTGGGACCCGGCCTTCTGCGCGGCACTGGCCGCAGGGCCACGCTTCGTCATCCGCTACGACCACCGCGACACCGGCGCCTCGACGACCTGGCCGGCGGGCAAGCCCGGCTACCCCGCGCAGGCCCTGCAGGACGACGCGATCGCGCTGCTCGACGCGCTCGGGGTCGAGCAGGCCCACCTGGTCGGCGTCTCCATGGGCGGCGCCATCGCCCAACTGCTCGCGCTCGACCACCCGGAGCGGGTCGCGTCGCTGACCCTGATCGCCACCAGCAGCGGCCCGGCCGACGACCTGCCGCCGATGGCGGACGAGCTGCGCGCCTACCTCGGTCAGATCACCCCGCCCGACTGGTCCGACCGGACCGCGGTCATCGATTACCTGATGGGATTCCAGCACGCGCTGGTGCCCGGCCCGATCGACGAGCCGGCCGCCCGGGCGATGTTCGCCCGCATGGTCGACCGGGGCAGCGACACCGAGGCCAACCTCAGCAACCACGACCACCTCGACCAGGGCGGTGCGGGATGGCGCGCGCGGTTGAGCACCCTGCGCGTGCCGACCCTGGTGATCCACGGTGAGCAGGACCCGCTGTTCCCGCCCGGCCACGGGGAGGCGCTGGCCCGCGAGATCCCGGACGCCACCCGGCTGATCCTGCCCGGCATGGGCCACGAGGCCCCGCCCCCGGCCACCTGGGACGTCGTCGTGCCGGCGATCCTGCGCCTCACCTCGGGCGGCTGA
- a CDS encoding TetR/AcrR family transcriptional regulator, which produces MTVPAYRRDRARLPAAERRRQIMEATAQLIAERGFWGLSMQDVADRCGLTVPGLLHHVGSKDGLLVAVLEHRDAEDARSLAALLGVDDLAAPWADGALPSGVGLRQMCAALVRRNAGQPEIVRLFAVLEAESLAPSHPAHDYFAARQEHILATFTTLAKDVTATPHALARQLVAMMDGLQIQWLRAPHTNDLVQDWEDAAKVLFADLDT; this is translated from the coding sequence ATGACCGTGCCGGCCTACCGGCGGGACCGCGCCCGCCTGCCCGCGGCGGAGCGCCGCCGCCAGATCATGGAGGCGACCGCCCAGCTGATCGCCGAGCGCGGCTTCTGGGGCCTGTCGATGCAGGACGTCGCCGACCGCTGCGGGCTGACCGTCCCCGGGCTGCTGCACCACGTCGGCTCCAAGGACGGCCTGCTCGTCGCCGTCCTCGAACACCGCGACGCCGAGGACGCCCGGTCGCTGGCCGCGCTGCTCGGCGTCGACGACCTCGCCGCACCGTGGGCCGACGGCGCACTGCCGTCCGGCGTGGGCTTGCGGCAGATGTGCGCCGCGCTGGTGCGCCGCAACGCCGGCCAGCCCGAGATCGTACGGCTGTTCGCCGTCCTGGAAGCCGAGTCGCTCGCACCCAGTCACCCCGCGCACGACTACTTCGCCGCCCGCCAGGAGCACATCCTGGCCACCTTCACCACGCTCGCCAAGGACGTCACCGCCACGCCGCACGCGCTGGCCCGCCAGCTCGTGGCCATGATGGACGGCCTGCAGATCCAGTGGCTGCGCGCCCCGCACACCAACGACCTCGTCCAGGACTGGGAGGACGCCGCGAAGGTCCTCTTCGCCGACCTGGACACCTGA
- a CDS encoding MFS transporter: MTTKSPAPPVLTETAPVRPALTRPLRRLLVWTFPANIGMYLLWGAIPGILLPLQVAAIDEDAKAANLAVVATVGALAAMLAQPLAGAISDRTRSRFGRRGPWIVGGALTGGLALLGLASANTLVQITVAWTITQIAYNFAQGPLAAVMPDRVPPASRGVFSAVTGTGLMLGALGGQVVATRFADDLPAGYLTFAGLALVALTLFVLFNPDQDNRAAPRRPFSLRAIVDSYWFDPRRHPDLGWAFLGRLLLYLGYFIVVNYQLYILQDRVGLGEAAIDYVPVVGVASLGGTVLATVVSGPLSDRLGRRRIFVYAAAAMLATALLLPWIWPTKPGMLAFALLSGLGFGVFQAVDTALITEVLPAEQDFGKDIGVVNIAATLPQVLAPAAAGAIVAAAGYAPLFPVGIALVLLGGLAVVPIKSVR, translated from the coding sequence ATGACGACGAAGTCACCCGCTCCACCCGTCCTGACGGAGACCGCACCGGTCAGACCCGCGCTGACCAGGCCCCTGCGGCGGCTGCTGGTCTGGACGTTCCCCGCCAACATCGGCATGTACCTGCTGTGGGGCGCGATCCCGGGCATCCTGCTGCCGCTGCAGGTCGCGGCGATCGACGAGGACGCGAAGGCGGCCAACCTCGCCGTCGTCGCCACCGTCGGCGCGCTCGCCGCGATGCTGGCCCAGCCGCTGGCCGGCGCGATCTCCGACCGCACCCGCTCGCGCTTCGGGCGGCGCGGGCCGTGGATCGTCGGCGGCGCGCTCACCGGCGGCCTGGCGCTGCTCGGCCTCGCCTCGGCGAACACCCTCGTGCAGATCACCGTCGCGTGGACCATCACCCAGATCGCGTACAACTTCGCGCAGGGTCCGCTGGCCGCGGTCATGCCCGACCGGGTGCCGCCCGCCAGCCGGGGTGTCTTCTCCGCGGTGACCGGCACCGGCCTCATGCTCGGCGCGCTCGGCGGCCAGGTCGTCGCCACCCGGTTCGCCGACGACCTGCCCGCCGGCTACCTGACCTTCGCCGGCCTGGCACTGGTGGCGCTGACCCTGTTTGTGCTCTTCAACCCGGACCAGGACAACCGCGCCGCGCCCCGGCGGCCGTTCTCGCTGCGCGCGATCGTCGACAGCTACTGGTTCGACCCGCGCCGCCACCCCGACCTCGGCTGGGCGTTCCTCGGCCGGCTGCTGCTCTACCTCGGCTACTTCATCGTGGTCAACTACCAGCTCTACATCCTGCAGGACCGGGTCGGGCTGGGCGAGGCGGCGATCGACTACGTGCCGGTGGTCGGCGTGGCGTCACTGGGCGGCACCGTGCTGGCCACGGTCGTGTCCGGACCGCTGTCCGACCGGCTCGGCCGCCGCCGGATCTTCGTGTACGCCGCCGCGGCCATGCTCGCCACCGCCCTGCTGCTGCCGTGGATCTGGCCCACCAAGCCCGGCATGCTCGCGTTCGCACTGCTGTCCGGCCTCGGCTTCGGCGTCTTCCAAGCCGTCGACACCGCACTGATCACCGAAGTGCTGCCCGCCGAGCAGGACTTCGGCAAGGACATCGGCGTCGTCAACATCGCCGCCACGCTCCCCCAGGTGCTGGCCCCGGCAGCGGCGGGCGCGATCGTCGCCGCCGCGGGCTACGCCCCGCTGTTCCCGGTCGGCATCGCACTGGTGCTGCTCGGCGGCCTCGCCGTCGTGCCGATCAAGTCCGTGCGCTGA
- a CDS encoding glycoside hydrolase family 3 C-terminal domain-containing protein, translating to MTTDTGAIPLTTAQQAALTSGGGFWHTTAVADLPPIMLTDGPHGVRKQVTGADHGGLLDSEPATCFPPAVALGSSWDPELVRRIGEALGDEARAMGVSVLLGPGINLKRSPLGGRNFEYYAEDPLLTGVLATEWVRGLQSRGVGASLKHFAVNSQETDRMRVSADVDERTLREMYLRAFQRVVQQAQPWTVMCSYNRINGVHASQDPWLLTRVLRDEWGFEGLVVSDWGAVVDRVAAVRAGLDLTMPGPDDTGDEALVRAVADGTLDPVALDTSAARVRALVERAVAASDPAATYDADAHHALAREAAGRGIVLLKNDRDLLPLPRHDVTIAVLGEHARTPRFQGGGSSQMNPTRLDDALTEITALAGGPVLFAAGYGSDGTADEQLAAEAVETARTADVAVVFIGTAQETEGADRQSLELPAAQLALVERVLAANPRTVVVLSHGAVVLTTPWDHAVPALVEGWLLGQAGGGAIADVLFGVVNPSGRLTETIPLKLAHHPSHLDFPGEASHVRYGEGVHVGYRGFDAREQEVAYPFGFGLSYTAFAYGDATATVVDGGIEVRVPVTNTGGRDGREVVQVYASLPGSAVRRAPRELKGFANVAVAAGQTAVVVIRIARDDLAYWDPRLRRWAVEGGDYLLSVGASSRDLRTTVTVAVTGDDTRVPLSAESTLGEWLADPKGGQVLGQAFAAAAAQGGGGLAGMAADPQIFTFLSGVPLNRMAAFPGSPFTAEAVAQLVAAANS from the coding sequence ATGACGACCGACACCGGAGCAATCCCCCTCACCACCGCCCAGCAGGCGGCGCTCACCAGCGGCGGCGGCTTCTGGCACACCACCGCCGTCGCGGACCTGCCGCCGATCATGCTGACCGACGGACCCCACGGCGTACGCAAGCAGGTCACCGGCGCCGACCACGGCGGTCTGCTCGACAGCGAGCCCGCCACCTGCTTCCCGCCCGCCGTGGCCCTGGGCTCCAGCTGGGACCCCGAGCTGGTCCGCCGCATCGGCGAGGCGCTCGGCGACGAGGCCCGTGCCATGGGCGTGTCGGTGCTGCTCGGTCCCGGCATCAACCTCAAGCGCAGCCCGCTGGGCGGCCGCAACTTCGAGTACTACGCCGAGGACCCACTGCTCACCGGCGTGCTCGCCACCGAGTGGGTACGCGGCCTGCAGAGCCGCGGCGTCGGCGCGTCGCTCAAGCACTTCGCGGTCAACAGCCAGGAGACCGACCGGATGCGGGTCAGCGCCGACGTCGACGAGCGCACCCTGCGGGAGATGTACCTGCGCGCCTTCCAGCGGGTCGTGCAGCAGGCGCAGCCGTGGACCGTGATGTGCTCGTACAACCGCATCAACGGCGTGCACGCCTCCCAGGACCCGTGGCTGCTCACGCGGGTGCTGCGCGACGAGTGGGGCTTCGAGGGCCTGGTCGTGTCCGACTGGGGCGCGGTCGTGGACCGCGTCGCCGCCGTACGCGCCGGGCTCGACCTGACCATGCCGGGCCCTGACGACACCGGTGACGAAGCGCTGGTACGGGCCGTCGCCGACGGCACGCTCGACCCGGTCGCACTGGACACCTCGGCCGCACGGGTGCGGGCCCTGGTCGAGCGGGCGGTCGCGGCTTCGGACCCGGCCGCGACCTACGACGCCGACGCCCACCACGCGCTGGCCCGCGAGGCCGCCGGGCGCGGCATCGTGCTGCTCAAGAACGACCGCGACCTGCTGCCGCTGCCCCGCCACGACGTCACGATCGCCGTCCTCGGCGAGCACGCCCGCACCCCGCGCTTCCAGGGCGGCGGCAGCTCGCAGATGAACCCGACCCGGCTCGACGACGCGCTGACCGAGATCACCGCGCTGGCCGGCGGGCCGGTGCTGTTCGCGGCCGGCTACGGCTCCGACGGCACCGCCGACGAGCAGCTGGCCGCCGAGGCCGTGGAGACCGCCCGGACCGCCGACGTCGCCGTGGTGTTCATCGGCACCGCCCAGGAGACCGAGGGCGCCGACCGGCAGAGCCTGGAACTGCCCGCCGCGCAGCTCGCACTCGTCGAGCGGGTGCTCGCCGCCAACCCGCGCACCGTCGTGGTGCTGTCGCACGGCGCGGTCGTGCTCACCACGCCGTGGGACCACGCGGTCCCGGCGCTCGTCGAGGGCTGGCTGCTCGGCCAGGCCGGTGGCGGAGCCATCGCCGACGTGTTGTTCGGCGTCGTCAACCCGTCCGGCCGGCTCACCGAGACGATCCCGCTGAAGCTGGCGCACCACCCGTCCCACCTGGACTTCCCCGGCGAGGCGAGCCACGTGCGCTACGGCGAGGGCGTCCACGTCGGCTACCGCGGCTTCGACGCCCGCGAGCAGGAGGTCGCCTACCCGTTCGGCTTCGGCCTGTCCTACACCGCCTTCGCGTACGGCGACGCCACCGCGACGGTCGTCGACGGCGGGATCGAGGTACGCGTACCGGTGACCAACACCGGCGGGCGCGACGGGCGTGAGGTCGTCCAGGTGTACGCGAGCCTGCCGGGTTCCGCCGTACGCCGCGCCCCGCGCGAGCTGAAGGGCTTCGCCAACGTCGCCGTCGCGGCCGGGCAGACCGCCGTCGTGGTGATCCGGATCGCCCGTGACGACCTCGCCTACTGGGACCCGCGCCTGCGCCGGTGGGCCGTGGAAGGCGGCGACTACCTGCTGTCGGTCGGCGCGTCGTCGCGTGACCTGCGCACCACGGTCACCGTGGCCGTGACCGGCGACGACACCCGGGTGCCGCTGTCGGCCGAGTCGACGCTCGGCGAGTGGCTGGCCGACCCGAAGGGCGGCCAGGTGCTCGGTCAGGCGTTCGCCGCGGCGGCCGCCCAGGGCGGTGGCGGACTCGCCGGTATGGCCGCCGACCCGCAGATCTTCACGTTCCTGAGCGGGGTGCCACTGAACCGGATGGCGGCATTCCCGGGCAGCCCGTTCACCGCCGAGGCGGTCGCGCAGCTGGTCGCGGCGGCCAACTCCTGA
- a CDS encoding GlsB/YeaQ/YmgE family stress response membrane protein, translating into MLDVLILAILVWGFLVGWLAWLIVRGGGFRDVRWPQAVAAGLIGSFVGGLGISLLSGDGLALRPSGLIGSVIGAVVVLLIWGAVQRRHER; encoded by the coding sequence GTGCTCGACGTGCTGATTCTTGCGATTCTGGTATGGGGTTTCCTGGTCGGCTGGCTGGCCTGGCTGATCGTTCGCGGCGGCGGATTCCGTGACGTGCGCTGGCCGCAGGCCGTCGCGGCAGGGCTCATCGGTTCGTTCGTCGGCGGGCTCGGGATCAGCCTGCTCAGCGGCGACGGACTGGCGCTGCGCCCGTCCGGGTTGATCGGGTCGGTGATCGGAGCCGTCGTGGTGCTGCTGATCTGGGGTGCGGTACAGCGCAGGCACGAGCGCTGA
- a CDS encoding GNAT family N-acetyltransferase, whose translation MVVALREITDGNRDSILALCVAPGQERFVSTVRGSLREAAEYPHAKPWYRAVYADDEPVGFVMLSWNVEPQPPEIHGPWFLWKLLVDERHQGRGYGFEVVRQIAELVATEGATELLTSYVPEDGGPAGFYARLGFVPTGELDPDGEVLMRLALPWTPAGRLPA comes from the coding sequence ATGGTGGTGGCGCTCCGTGAGATCACTGACGGCAACCGTGACTCGATCCTCGCGCTGTGTGTCGCACCCGGGCAGGAGCGCTTCGTCTCGACGGTACGGGGTTCGCTGCGAGAAGCGGCCGAGTATCCGCACGCCAAGCCCTGGTATCGGGCGGTCTACGCGGACGACGAGCCGGTCGGGTTCGTGATGCTGAGCTGGAATGTCGAGCCGCAGCCGCCCGAGATCCACGGGCCGTGGTTTCTGTGGAAGCTGCTGGTCGACGAGCGGCACCAGGGCCGCGGCTACGGCTTCGAGGTCGTGCGGCAGATCGCGGAACTCGTGGCGACCGAAGGCGCGACAGAACTGCTGACCAGCTATGTGCCCGAGGACGGCGGCCCGGCCGGGTTCTACGCGCGGCTCGGGTTCGTCCCGACCGGCGAGCTGGACCCGGACGGTGAGGTCCTCATGCGCCTCGCGCTGCCGTGGACACCCGCCGGCCGTCTGCCGGCGTGA